One window of Dehalobacterium formicoaceticum genomic DNA carries:
- a CDS encoding DUF523 domain-containing protein produces MILISACLLGENCKYSGGNNENAHLISLLKDKEIIAVCPEELGGLPTPRPPAEIISKAEIDAGTETGIELSTDLCLGNVKICLQDGQDVTEQFLKGAFCTQKIAQDYPITLAIMKERSPSCGVDQIYDGTFTGKTIPGSGITTSLLKKMGIPVISEETPLIDELLALITEASD; encoded by the coding sequence TTGATCTTAATAAGTGCCTGTTTGTTGGGGGAAAATTGCAAATATTCCGGGGGCAATAATGAAAATGCCCATCTGATTTCTTTATTGAAAGATAAAGAAATCATTGCTGTTTGCCCTGAAGAATTAGGAGGGCTGCCCACACCTCGTCCCCCTGCAGAGATTATTTCGAAAGCAGAGATAGATGCGGGAACAGAAACGGGAATAGAATTGAGCACAGATTTATGCCTGGGAAATGTTAAAATCTGTCTGCAAGACGGTCAGGATGTAACGGAACAATTCTTAAAAGGGGCATTCTGCACCCAAAAAATTGCCCAGGATTATCCCATCACCCTGGCGATTATGAAAGAAAGAAGTCCTTCCTGCGGAGTAGATCAAATATATGACGGGACCTTTACCGGTAAAACCATTCCCGGATCCGGGATCACCACCTCTCTTTTGAAAAAAATGGGCATCCCGGTGATTAGCGAGGAGACCCCTTTAATAGATGAATTGCTGGCCTTGATCACCGAAGCTTCAGACTAA
- a CDS encoding tRNA lysidine(34) synthetase has product MSYIMDKTIKKVKSAVRDFQLIDNTQGIMVGLSGGKDSITLLYLMHQFKKVSKYKYPLAAGHVGMGWDTDIAPLEKICRELDVPFYYEPTNIGPVVFEVRHEKNPCSLCAKMRRGALNNLAKNKGFPKVALAHHMDDAVETVLLKMFYEGRMDSFSPKTYLDQKDITVIRPLVYVPEQDISRLCRLLQLPVIENPCPANGYTKRQDMKEIIKLIEKTNPLAKERVITALKNLDQAKAWKSIE; this is encoded by the coding sequence TTGTCCTATATCATGGATAAAACCATAAAAAAAGTCAAAAGTGCCGTCCGGGATTTTCAACTGATCGATAATACCCAGGGTATTATGGTGGGACTATCCGGCGGCAAAGACAGCATCACCTTACTTTATTTAATGCATCAGTTTAAGAAAGTGTCCAAATATAAATATCCTTTGGCGGCGGGTCATGTGGGTATGGGATGGGATACGGATATTGCCCCTTTGGAAAAAATCTGCCGGGAATTGGATGTCCCATTTTATTATGAACCTACCAATATCGGTCCCGTGGTTTTTGAGGTGCGCCATGAAAAAAATCCTTGTTCTCTTTGTGCCAAAATGAGAAGAGGAGCCTTGAATAATCTGGCCAAAAACAAGGGCTTTCCCAAAGTTGCTTTGGCGCACCATATGGATGATGCCGTAGAAACCGTCCTTTTAAAGATGTTTTATGAGGGCCGCATGGATTCTTTCAGCCCCAAAACCTATTTGGATCAAAAGGATATTACGGTAATTCGTCCCCTGGTTTATGTCCCGGAGCAAGATATCAGCCGTTTGTGCCGCCTGCTGCAGCTGCCGGTGATTGAAAATCCTTGTCCCGCCAATGGCTATACCAAACGGCAGGATATGAAGGAAATCATTAAACTGATTGAGAAAACGAATCCCCTGGCCAAGGAAAGGGTTATTACCGCGCTTAAGAACCTGGATCAGGCCAAAGCCTGGAAAAGTATAGAATAA
- the minC gene encoding septum site-determining protein MinC, which yields MAKDLIVIKGSRDGLKFYFNTQEGSFEEIYQTLVHKFQEAKGFFEQAKYIIDEKNDLKEEERKKIEALFILHGMTRQEINHKKTENSHTATGSGAAAGIDTNEETEVFQAARDAVLIARSLRSGQKIYVQGDAVIRGDVNPGAQVSATGNIIIFGACRGSAHAGVLGDINAFVMACKLRPTQIAIADKISRAPEASSPKDEQVYPEIAFISDQQIVVEPYISSKHKAANA from the coding sequence ATGGCGAAAGATTTGATTGTGATTAAAGGAAGCCGCGACGGCTTAAAATTTTATTTCAATACTCAGGAAGGATCTTTTGAAGAAATTTATCAAACATTGGTACATAAATTTCAAGAAGCAAAAGGTTTTTTTGAGCAGGCTAAATATATTATCGACGAAAAAAACGATTTAAAAGAAGAAGAAAGGAAAAAGATTGAAGCATTATTTATTCTCCACGGCATGACCCGGCAAGAAATTAACCATAAAAAAACAGAAAACAGTCATACCGCTACCGGGAGTGGTGCCGCTGCTGGGATTGATACTAATGAAGAAACAGAGGTTTTTCAGGCTGCCCGTGATGCGGTGCTGATTGCCCGCAGCCTGCGCTCGGGGCAAAAGATTTATGTGCAGGGAGATGCGGTGATTCGGGGAGATGTTAATCCCGGAGCCCAGGTGAGCGCAACGGGAAACATTATTATTTTTGGCGCATGCCGCGGCAGTGCCCATGCGGGGGTGCTGGGAGACATAAACGCCTTTGTCATGGCCTGCAAACTAAGGCCGACTCAAATTGCCATTGCAGATAAAATCAGCCGCGCCCCTGAAGCATCAAGTCCTAAAGATGAGCAGGTTTACCCGGAGATTGCCTTTATTTCCGACCAGCAAATTGTGGTGGAGCCTTATATCTCATCTAAACACAAAGCGGCAAATGCCTAG
- the serA gene encoding phosphoglycerate dehydrogenase: protein MKVLVAEKIAQEGIDLLNQGDLTVDIKLDLTREQLLEIIPEYDAIVVRSVTKINEEFYERATNLKVVGRAGTGVDNIEMEGATIRGIIVVNTPAANNVSAAEHTIGLLLSSIRNIARGNQRIKDRAWSREGLKGVELQGKVMGIVGLGRIGSLVATRLQAFGMKLIGYDPYITDARFERFGVTRKENLEDLMQEADFITVHTPKTEETFGMIGDEQFKQAKKGLRVVNCARGGIINEEALDRAIKEGIVASAGIDVLVNEPNTTSPLLDLDNVVLTPHLGADTLEAQYNVGTMVAHEVVQALNGEMVPNAVNLPTLHASELHAMSAYLKLGEILGKMYHQLEKDPVEKIEIIYSGEIAKLETTVITLSILKGLFETILKERVNYVNAQVIANNRGVDVVESKESAQGKYLNLIKLIITSKEKTYTLAGTVFGKDEIRLVEVDGYEFDLAPSPHILAVMNLDKPGMIGQIGTLLGVNKINIATMQVSRKKDKEWAMMFLAVDSEVPKESLKLINGLDGMANARTIKM, encoded by the coding sequence ATGAAAGTATTAGTTGCCGAAAAGATTGCTCAGGAAGGAATCGATCTGCTGAATCAGGGTGATCTAACTGTTGATATAAAATTGGATTTAACCCGGGAGCAATTATTGGAGATCATTCCTGAATATGATGCCATTGTGGTTCGAAGTGTGACCAAGATCAATGAGGAATTTTATGAACGGGCGACTAATCTGAAAGTGGTTGGTCGTGCCGGTACCGGCGTCGATAATATTGAAATGGAAGGCGCCACCATCAGAGGGATTATTGTTGTCAATACTCCAGCAGCCAATAATGTATCTGCTGCCGAACATACCATTGGACTGCTCCTGTCCTCCATTCGCAATATCGCCCGGGGGAATCAACGCATCAAGGATCGGGCCTGGTCCCGGGAAGGCCTAAAAGGGGTGGAACTTCAGGGCAAGGTGATGGGCATTGTGGGGCTGGGCAGAATCGGCTCCCTGGTGGCCACACGGCTGCAAGCCTTTGGCATGAAATTAATTGGCTATGATCCATACATAACAGATGCCCGATTTGAAAGATTTGGCGTAACCCGCAAAGAAAACCTGGAAGATTTGATGCAGGAAGCCGATTTTATTACGGTTCATACCCCCAAGACAGAAGAAACCTTTGGGATGATCGGTGATGAACAGTTTAAACAGGCAAAAAAGGGCCTGAGAGTAGTGAACTGTGCCCGCGGCGGCATTATTAATGAAGAAGCATTAGACCGGGCCATCAAGGAAGGGATCGTGGCCAGTGCCGGGATTGACGTTTTGGTGAATGAACCCAATACCACTTCACCCTTGCTGGATCTTGACAATGTGGTTCTGACACCTCACTTGGGTGCCGACACGCTAGAAGCTCAGTATAATGTAGGTACCATGGTGGCTCATGAAGTGGTTCAGGCCTTAAACGGAGAGATGGTGCCCAATGCCGTTAATCTGCCTACCCTCCATGCCAGTGAGCTCCATGCCATGAGTGCCTATCTGAAATTAGGAGAAATCCTGGGTAAGATGTATCATCAGCTGGAAAAGGATCCTGTGGAAAAAATTGAGATTATCTATAGCGGAGAAATCGCAAAATTGGAAACCACTGTGATCACCTTATCGATTTTGAAAGGATTATTTGAAACCATTCTCAAAGAACGGGTCAACTATGTTAATGCCCAGGTGATTGCTAATAATCGGGGTGTAGATGTGGTGGAAAGCAAGGAATCCGCCCAGGGAAAATATTTAAATCTCATCAAATTAATCATTACATCGAAAGAAAAAACTTATACTCTAGCGGGTACTGTATTTGGTAAGGACGAAATCAGATTAGTGGAAGTAGACGGATACGAATTCGATTTGGCACCCAGCCCTCATATCCTGGCAGTGATGAATTTGGATAAGCCGGGAATGATCGGACAAATCGGCACCCTGTTAGGGGTTAACAAAATAAATATTGCCACCATGCAGGTAAGCAGAAAGAAAGATAAAGAATGGGCAATGATGTTTTTAGCCGTTGATTCCGAAGTGCCCAAGGAATCACTTAAGCTGATTAACGGCCTGGACGGGATGGCAAATGCCCGCACGATAAAAATGTAA
- the tatA gene encoding twin-arginine translocase TatA/TatE family subunit gives MPSIGFPELILILVIALIVFGPGKLPEVGASLGRAINEFKNASRELMSDKSASEEEEVKKIPQKKDQTEE, from the coding sequence ATGCCGTCAATCGGATTTCCAGAATTAATATTAATCTTAGTGATTGCTTTAATTGTTTTTGGACCGGGGAAGCTGCCGGAAGTAGGCGCATCCTTGGGCAGGGCGATTAATGAGTTTAAAAACGCTTCCCGTGAACTAATGTCGGATAAAAGTGCATCGGAAGAAGAGGAAGTAAAGAAAATTCCTCAAAAGAAGGATCAGACCGAAGAATAA
- a CDS encoding stalk domain-containing protein: MPKLKRKRCLKSKLMFSMILLCLCAFLTSHAAAAAAVKPIAEETITRGAVLQQYTVKTASGTSKVFVTKINIQDPYIKMDVIYGIDGKLGKNQNVANMAQENKAIAAINGDFFDMTTGSLFGPIMKDEKWITTPTTTIDGLSGFAMTDGGQPRILPFSFQGSLIADNGASFPVAAVNKTFSCVDKINIFTNDWDVSALPGEALGTYVYVLVQDDEVSEILFNEKPKRISRDDYVILGHGLGANFLVNNLYAGAEVEFDFSVDQGDDWQFVMGAHTPLVANGKRAQFTRDIPGSRARSAVGISQDQKYVYWIGVEKSGTSTGMTLTELADFMVQLGVAQGVNLDGGGSTTVLSRSPGDFTPSLKNQPEQGNLRNVPNGLALYSTAPQGTLKDFVIGGPSFLLMKEKAELSLKAIDEYDNPLNMQDSNMTWQSKNDKAAVQGNQLQGQKVGTAIVEAHSNQINQQFNVEIIGRDGIQEMGFNTDSLLLNPGQTVTLKPVITTKNGARREVDASLFNWEWINVDGEKTGPAEFKAGMTPGSGWLVGTYDRFSKMVPVSIGTTSQVIMDFENQPQIGFLGTPAEVTGQFVLNNTEKKAGQASGSLSYDFAKASADVQAAYGQFGTQGLPFSGTANGLNLWVYGDNNNYWLRAEIVNQKGETSYLTLADKVNWSGWQEVSVDFPQAMENPILKRVYVVNLKNSTGHQSTDGTILFDQISYKTTAPSATKVQDTKLKLFVNQKRMLVNDREQQIDQGPILENGRSYIPARFIIEALGGRVYWTADEKKVRILFPQNMIDLWVNDKEHTIVNGKNQPADTAPIIRNSRTLIPVRMVTENLGYQVDWIKGEITIAKK, encoded by the coding sequence ATGCCGAAATTAAAACGCAAAAGATGTCTGAAAAGTAAGTTGATGTTTTCGATGATCCTACTGTGCTTATGTGCTTTTCTCACCAGTCACGCTGCAGCTGCAGCAGCGGTCAAACCCATCGCTGAAGAAACCATTACCAGAGGCGCCGTGCTTCAGCAATATACGGTGAAAACCGCCTCGGGTACCTCCAAAGTATTTGTCACCAAAATTAATATTCAGGACCCTTACATAAAAATGGATGTGATCTACGGTATTGACGGTAAATTAGGTAAAAATCAAAATGTTGCCAACATGGCCCAGGAGAATAAGGCCATTGCTGCCATCAATGGTGACTTTTTTGATATGACTACAGGCAGCCTTTTTGGGCCAATAATGAAAGATGAAAAATGGATTACCACGCCTACCACCACCATTGATGGCTTAAGTGGATTTGCCATGACAGATGGAGGTCAGCCAAGGATTCTTCCTTTTTCCTTTCAAGGCTCCCTGATCGCAGATAATGGGGCATCTTTCCCTGTGGCTGCTGTCAATAAGACTTTTTCCTGTGTCGATAAAATCAACATTTTCACCAATGACTGGGATGTATCTGCCTTACCGGGTGAAGCCCTAGGCACTTATGTCTATGTTTTAGTGCAGGATGATGAAGTGTCGGAAATCTTATTCAATGAAAAACCAAAAAGGATTTCCCGGGATGATTATGTGATCTTAGGCCATGGTTTAGGGGCTAATTTCTTAGTTAACAATCTATATGCCGGCGCAGAAGTGGAGTTTGATTTTTCCGTTGATCAGGGAGATGACTGGCAGTTTGTCATGGGCGCCCATACTCCTTTAGTTGCCAATGGAAAACGTGCTCAATTTACCCGGGATATTCCTGGATCACGGGCCCGGTCCGCGGTGGGGATTTCCCAGGATCAAAAATACGTTTATTGGATTGGCGTAGAAAAAAGCGGCACCAGTACAGGGATGACTTTGACGGAACTGGCGGATTTTATGGTGCAGTTAGGTGTCGCTCAGGGTGTCAATCTTGACGGCGGCGGTTCTACCACCGTGCTGAGCAGATCCCCGGGGGATTTCACCCCTTCCCTTAAGAATCAGCCGGAACAAGGCAATCTGAGAAACGTACCCAATGGTTTAGCTTTGTATTCCACCGCTCCTCAGGGAACATTAAAAGATTTTGTGATTGGCGGACCATCCTTTTTGTTAATGAAGGAAAAGGCAGAATTGAGTTTAAAAGCCATTGATGAATACGATAATCCCCTTAATATGCAGGATTCAAATATGACCTGGCAGTCAAAAAATGACAAGGCTGCGGTACAGGGGAACCAATTGCAAGGGCAGAAGGTGGGCACTGCCATCGTTGAGGCTCATTCCAATCAGATCAATCAGCAATTTAATGTAGAAATCATCGGACGGGACGGAATTCAGGAAATGGGTTTCAATACGGACTCCCTGCTCTTAAATCCGGGACAGACTGTGACCCTGAAGCCGGTGATCACAACGAAAAACGGTGCTAGAAGGGAAGTAGATGCCTCCTTATTTAATTGGGAATGGATCAACGTGGACGGAGAAAAAACCGGACCCGCTGAATTTAAAGCAGGCATGACTCCGGGGAGCGGCTGGCTGGTGGGCACTTATGACCGCTTCAGCAAAATGGTGCCGGTTAGCATTGGAACTACATCTCAAGTGATTATGGATTTTGAAAATCAACCTCAGATCGGCTTTTTGGGCACTCCGGCTGAGGTTACCGGGCAATTTGTCTTAAATAATACCGAGAAAAAAGCAGGGCAAGCCAGCGGATCTTTGAGCTATGATTTTGCCAAAGCCTCAGCAGACGTGCAGGCAGCATATGGTCAGTTTGGAACTCAGGGTCTGCCTTTCTCCGGGACTGCTAATGGTCTTAACCTCTGGGTATACGGGGACAATAACAATTATTGGCTGCGGGCGGAGATTGTTAATCAGAAAGGGGAAACCAGCTACCTTACCTTAGCAGACAAAGTAAATTGGTCCGGCTGGCAGGAAGTGAGCGTTGATTTTCCTCAAGCCATGGAAAATCCCATATTAAAAAGGGTTTATGTGGTAAATCTCAAGAATTCCACCGGACATCAGTCTACTGACGGAACGATTCTTTTCGATCAGATTTCTTACAAAACAACGGCCCCCAGTGCAACGAAGGTCCAGGATACCAAGTTAAAATTATTTGTCAATCAAAAGAGAATGCTGGTCAATGACCGGGAGCAGCAAATTGATCAGGGGCCCATTTTGGAAAATGGACGCAGCTATATTCCGGCCCGTTTCATTATCGAAGCTTTGGGCGGACGGGTTTACTGGACGGCTGATGAGAAAAAGGTGCGGATTCTTTTCCCTCAGAACATGATTGATCTTTGGGTCAATGATAAAGAACACACCATCGTTAATGGAAAGAATCAACCGGCGGATACGGCGCCGATTATCCGAAACAGCCGCACCCTGATCCCGGTGCGCATGGTGACAGAGAACTTAGGCTATCAGGTGGATTGGATCAAGGGTGAAATTACCATTGCCAAGAAATAA
- the yedF gene encoding sulfurtransferase-like selenium metabolism protein YedF, translating into MSVEIDCRGLNCPVPVIQTKKAMESNPEDLIITIVDNEAARENVKKLAENAGYQVTVAEKTGLFHLRMEKEKAREGMEINPAVPAAEKVSERRPAGDRDTIIYLSTDKMGSGSDELGQVLMKSYFYALTEAQPYPKTLLFVNAGVNLSTEGSPVLDYLKILADAGVELLSCGTCLDYFGLKDQLAIGDVTNMYSIVEKMNEAAKVIHI; encoded by the coding sequence ATGTCAGTTGAAATAGATTGTCGGGGATTAAACTGTCCCGTACCGGTGATTCAAACTAAAAAAGCCATGGAAAGCAACCCGGAAGATTTGATCATTACCATTGTTGATAATGAGGCCGCCCGGGAAAATGTAAAAAAATTAGCGGAAAACGCAGGTTATCAGGTCACAGTAGCAGAAAAAACAGGATTATTTCATCTCCGTATGGAGAAGGAAAAGGCTAGGGAAGGTATGGAAATAAATCCGGCGGTGCCGGCAGCAGAAAAAGTGTCAGAGAGAAGGCCTGCGGGTGATCGTGATACCATAATCTATCTTTCCACCGATAAAATGGGTTCCGGTTCGGATGAACTGGGACAGGTTTTAATGAAAAGTTATTTTTATGCTCTGACGGAAGCCCAACCTTATCCCAAGACCCTCCTTTTTGTAAATGCAGGTGTCAACTTATCGACGGAGGGATCTCCCGTATTGGATTATTTAAAAATCCTGGCAGATGCCGGGGTGGAGTTATTATCCTGCGGAACCTGCCTGGATTATTTTGGCTTAAAGGATCAACTTGCCATCGGTGATGTGACCAATATGTATTCCATTGTGGAAAAAATGAACGAAGCGGCGAAAGTGATTCACATCTAA
- a CDS encoding DUF3343 domain-containing protein yields the protein MNKVFNVISFQSTHYAIITEKTLKERFPVTLIPTPRSITASCGLSLKFEPEMLPDVVQDLKTTPINEEMLALYQIEKTPEGDQARLIPWSEI from the coding sequence ATGAATAAAGTTTTTAATGTCATATCTTTTCAATCAACCCATTATGCCATCATCACAGAAAAAACGCTTAAAGAACGGTTTCCTGTTACTTTGATACCAACCCCCAGAAGCATTACCGCCAGTTGCGGATTATCCTTAAAATTTGAGCCGGAGATGCTTCCGGATGTGGTGCAGGACTTAAAAACTACTCCCATCAACGAGGAGATGCTGGCTCTTTATCAAATTGAGAAAACTCCGGAGGGAGACCAGGCCAGGCTGATCCCCTGGAGTGAAATTTAA
- a CDS encoding MutS family DNA mismatch repair protein produces MLQPQELYRKKIDQYTARIRELEKTGQRISNFRLLISLGGLGLIIYLYLQGKTNASATVFIITAAAFVFFVLRHQQLKRELKQVQALLQINQKSLDRLSEDWTHFPDTGSEFIEDSHPYVVDLDIFGKRSLFQLMNTTNTFLGRQKLKEFLMVPMDDQDQLQKRQEMIYELGDHLDFRQRLEGEGMLSPSIDKNPEELFHWAGIYDNRWNRPFLRPLLYLSPAVLILLTVFSLLQPQLIPVYLPLSLFILHGLVLYYFSKDTAPAFAVAEKYHQHMKTFQEMITIFEKEKFSSPQLKKMQYQLRGENNQPAFQQIEKLGQGVKKTYIRHHQLYLIFNLFTLWDFQAMTALERWKKESGPDLKNWLSILGEVEALSSCAVLAYDHPDWCTPVIKSENFGIKAKALGHPLLLSSTRVANDVEISRPGEVLLITGSNMSGKSTFLRTIGINLVLAYMGCPVCAKDFQGSFFKIYSSMRINDNLDTGTSSFFAELLRIKTILQETEQGIPVLFLLDEIFKGTNSRDRHTGAKHLIKKLSRTGSIGLVSTHDLELGDLAKEGTQIKNYHFAEYYQNGKIYFDYKIKPGVSTTRNAIFLMKMAGIDITEE; encoded by the coding sequence TTCAGCCACCGTTTTTATCATTACCGCCGCTGCTTTTGTTTTTTTCGTCTTAAGGCATCAACAGTTGAAAAGAGAACTGAAGCAGGTGCAGGCGCTGCTTCAGATCAATCAAAAATCCCTGGATCGTCTTTCGGAAGACTGGACTCACTTTCCTGATACAGGCAGTGAATTTATCGAAGACAGTCATCCTTATGTGGTGGATTTAGATATTTTCGGCAAGCGCTCTCTCTTTCAATTAATGAACACGACCAACACTTTCTTGGGGCGTCAAAAATTAAAGGAGTTCCTGATGGTTCCCATGGATGATCAGGATCAGCTCCAAAAAAGACAGGAAATGATTTATGAACTGGGTGACCATCTTGACTTCAGGCAAAGACTGGAGGGGGAAGGGATGCTGTCACCTTCCATTGACAAAAATCCTGAAGAATTGTTTCACTGGGCCGGTATTTATGACAATAGATGGAATCGACCTTTTCTGCGTCCTTTGCTTTATCTCAGTCCTGCGGTTCTGATTCTGCTCACGGTCTTTTCCCTGCTCCAACCCCAGCTGATTCCGGTTTATCTCCCTCTGTCCCTGTTCATCCTTCATGGTCTGGTGCTTTATTATTTTAGTAAAGATACCGCCCCTGCTTTTGCGGTTGCGGAAAAATATCATCAGCACATGAAAACCTTTCAGGAAATGATAACCATCTTTGAAAAAGAAAAATTCTCCTCCCCTCAACTCAAAAAAATGCAGTATCAATTACGAGGGGAAAACAACCAGCCCGCCTTTCAACAAATTGAAAAATTAGGTCAGGGAGTTAAAAAAACCTACATTCGTCATCATCAGCTCTATCTGATTTTTAATCTCTTTACCTTATGGGATTTTCAAGCCATGACTGCATTGGAGAGGTGGAAAAAAGAATCCGGGCCTGATTTAAAAAATTGGCTGAGCATCTTAGGGGAAGTTGAGGCCCTATCCAGCTGCGCTGTACTGGCCTATGATCATCCTGACTGGTGTACTCCGGTGATTAAATCTGAAAATTTTGGCATCAAAGCCAAAGCACTGGGTCATCCCCTGCTGCTCTCCTCAACCAGGGTCGCCAATGATGTGGAAATCAGCCGCCCGGGGGAAGTGCTCTTGATTACCGGATCCAATATGTCTGGGAAAAGCACCTTTCTGCGCACCATCGGGATTAATTTGGTTCTGGCATATATGGGTTGTCCCGTTTGTGCTAAGGATTTTCAGGGCAGCTTTTTTAAAATTTACAGCTCCATGCGTATCAATGACAATCTGGATACGGGAACCTCCTCTTTCTTTGCCGAACTTTTACGGATTAAAACCATTTTGCAAGAAACGGAACAAGGTATACCGGTGCTCTTTCTTTTGGATGAGATCTTTAAAGGCACCAATTCCCGGGACAGGCACACGGGAGCTAAGCATTTAATCAAGAAACTAAGCCGTACCGGATCAATTGGACTGGTTTCCACCCATGATCTGGAGTTAGGGGATCTGGCCAAGGAAGGTACACAAATAAAAAATTACCATTTTGCAGAATATTATCAAAATGGTAAAATTTACTTCGATTATAAAATTAAACCCGGTGTTTCCACCACCAGAAATGCTATTTTCCTGATGAAAATGGCCGGTATCGATATTACGGAGGAATAA